The following proteins come from a genomic window of Vallitaleaceae bacterium 9-2:
- the gguB gene encoding sugar ABC transporter permease: MSEKSGAIKKLLKANMRQYGMIIALVSIMIFFAILTNGILLQPLNITNLILQNSYILILATGMLLVILTGNIDLSVGSVVAFVGAVAATLMITYEMNFVVVTILSLLLGALIGALQGSVIAFFKVPAFIVTLGGMLMFRGLAMVVLGGRSLAPFPEKFTVISSGFIPDPFYAATGGYFLTIIIGVVLSAIIVYLMFKERNSNKAYGLEVLPFSFFMGQMILLVAALNAFTFVMASYRGIPNIFILLLLLIVVYTFITSKTIFGRHVYALGGNEKAAALSGVKTDRTMFLVYTNMGFLSALSGLVFAARLNAATPKAGQSFELDAIASCFIGGASASGGVGTIIGAIIGGLVMGVMNNGMSLVGLGIDWQQAIKGLVLVLAVLFDIYTKSKN, encoded by the coding sequence ATGAGTGAAAAATCAGGAGCTATAAAAAAACTATTGAAAGCAAATATGCGTCAATATGGGATGATTATCGCATTGGTATCGATTATGATTTTCTTTGCAATATTAACTAACGGGATTTTATTGCAGCCATTAAATATCACGAATCTAATCTTGCAAAATAGTTATATTCTTATATTGGCTACAGGGATGCTGCTCGTTATCTTAACAGGCAATATCGACTTATCGGTCGGCTCAGTTGTTGCTTTTGTTGGAGCGGTTGCAGCGACACTAATGATTACCTATGAAATGAACTTTGTCGTTGTTACTATTTTAAGCTTGTTGCTGGGAGCGCTTATTGGAGCGTTGCAAGGAAGTGTTATTGCTTTCTTTAAAGTGCCGGCCTTCATCGTAACCCTTGGCGGAATGTTGATGTTTAGAGGACTTGCCATGGTTGTACTTGGGGGACGAAGCCTTGCACCATTCCCAGAAAAATTCACAGTCATTAGTTCGGGATTTATTCCGGATCCGTTTTATGCAGCAACCGGCGGATATTTTTTGACCATCATTATCGGCGTTGTTCTATCAGCCATTATAGTCTATCTAATGTTCAAAGAGCGCAACAGCAATAAGGCTTATGGACTTGAAGTGCTTCCATTTAGTTTCTTCATGGGACAGATGATTTTATTGGTTGCAGCACTCAATGCATTCACTTTTGTAATGGCAAGTTATCGAGGTATTCCTAATATTTTCATTTTGTTACTTCTCTTAATTGTGGTGTATACGTTTATCACATCAAAGACCATTTTTGGACGCCATGTCTATGCGCTAGGTGGGAATGAAAAAGCAGCAGCATTATCTGGAGTTAAAACCGACCGTACCATGTTCTTGGTCTATACTAACATGGGATTCTTATCTGCTTTATCCGGTCTTGTCTTTGCAGCCAGATTAAATGCAGCGACGCCAAAAGCCGGACAAAGTTTTGAACTTGATGCCATCGCATCCTGTTTTATTGGTGGAGCATCTGCAAGTGGTGGTGTTGGAACAATTATCGGAGCAATCATTGGTGGCTTGGTTATGGGTGTAATGAATAACGGAATGTCATTAGTGGGGCTTGGAATTGATTGGCAACAAGCGATTAAAGGATTAGTCCTTGTTCTTGCAGTACTCTTTGATATATATACAAAATCAAAGAACTAA
- the gguA gene encoding sugar ABC transporter ATP-binding protein yields the protein MSDHILEMKHITKTFPGVKALDDVNFSVKKGEIHALVGENGAGKSTLMKVLSGVHQYGTYEGDIVYHGEVCQFRDIKESEKKGIVIIHQELALIPYLSIAENIFLGNEQASKGIINWKETTSKTTELLKRVKLKESPKTVINQIGVGKQQLVEIAKALSKRVELLILDEPTAALNENDSENLLELILELKEHGITSILISHKLNEVEKIADSVTILRDGQTIETISVEQEGISEDRIIKGMVGRELTNRFPIHESHVGEKILEVKNWSVYHPEHEDRQVIKNIDFYLKRGEILGLAGLMGAGRTELAMSIFGKSYGKNISGTLIKDGKEMELHSVSDAIGAGFAYVTEDRKNYGLILDEDLKTNISLANLKAISKHNVVNKQQEILVGEEYRKKMNIKSSGITQKTKNLSGGNQQKVVLSKWINTKPDILILDEPTRGIDVGAKYEIYTIINQLVDEGKSVIVISSEMPEILGICDRIYVMSEGKLTGELMKGEATQEKIMKHVINKQEAKA from the coding sequence ATGTCAGACCATATTTTAGAAATGAAGCACATTACAAAAACCTTCCCTGGTGTCAAAGCCCTTGATGATGTTAATTTTTCAGTGAAAAAAGGTGAAATACACGCTCTCGTTGGAGAAAATGGTGCCGGAAAATCAACATTAATGAAGGTGTTAAGCGGTGTCCATCAATATGGAACTTATGAAGGAGACATTGTTTACCATGGTGAAGTGTGTCAGTTTAGAGATATAAAAGAAAGCGAAAAAAAAGGTATCGTTATTATTCATCAAGAGTTAGCGTTGATACCTTATCTATCGATTGCAGAAAATATTTTTTTAGGCAATGAGCAAGCGAGTAAAGGTATTATTAACTGGAAAGAAACGACGTCAAAAACAACAGAGCTTTTAAAGCGGGTTAAGTTAAAAGAATCGCCCAAAACAGTGATTAATCAAATAGGTGTAGGAAAGCAGCAGCTTGTAGAAATCGCAAAGGCATTATCAAAGCGTGTCGAATTGCTTATTCTTGATGAGCCTACAGCAGCTTTGAATGAAAACGACAGTGAAAACTTATTAGAATTAATATTAGAGTTGAAAGAACATGGAATTACATCCATCTTAATCTCACATAAATTAAATGAAGTTGAAAAAATAGCCGATAGCGTAACAATTTTACGTGATGGTCAAACCATTGAGACTATCTCGGTAGAGCAAGAAGGTATCTCAGAAGATAGAATTATTAAAGGAATGGTTGGGCGTGAACTTACCAATCGATTTCCAATACATGAAAGCCATGTAGGTGAGAAAATATTAGAAGTTAAAAATTGGAGCGTCTATCATCCGGAACATGAAGATCGACAAGTTATTAAGAACATTGATTTTTATTTAAAACGTGGCGAGATTTTAGGTCTTGCAGGATTAATGGGTGCCGGACGAACAGAGCTTGCGATGAGTATTTTTGGTAAATCATACGGAAAAAACATCTCAGGAACACTTATTAAAGACGGCAAAGAGATGGAGTTGCACTCGGTGAGTGATGCTATTGGTGCAGGATTTGCTTACGTGACAGAAGACCGTAAAAACTATGGTCTCATCCTCGATGAAGATTTAAAAACAAATATTTCATTAGCTAACTTAAAGGCAATATCTAAACACAACGTTGTGAATAAACAGCAAGAAATTCTTGTCGGTGAAGAATATCGCAAGAAGATGAACATCAAGTCATCAGGAATAACACAAAAAACAAAAAACCTTTCAGGCGGCAATCAACAAAAAGTTGTCTTAAGTAAATGGATCAATACCAAACCAGATATTTTGATTTTAGATGAACCTACCCGTGGTATTGATGTTGGAGCCAAGTATGAGATTTATACCATTATTAATCAACTGGTTGATGAAGGAAAAAGTGTTATTGTCATTTCATCTGAAATGCCTGAGATTTTAGGGATTTGTGACCGGATATATGTTATGAGTGAAGGTAAACTCACCGGAGAGCTGATGAAAGGCGAAGCAACCCAGGAAAAAATCATGAAGCATGTAATAAATAAACAGGAGGCAAAGGCATGA
- the chvE gene encoding sugar ABC transporter substrate-binding protein: MKKLLTLLIVAVLVFSSVGCGAKGGGVDVGIAMPTKSSERWVADGENMVKEFEALGYTTDLQYAEDVVENQVAQIENMITKGVKVMVVASIDGESLTDVLGKAADEGIQVVAYDRLIRNTEHVTYYATFDNFKVGVQQGSYIVDTLDLANQSGPFNIELFAGSPDDNNAYFFFDGAMSVLQPYIDEGKLVVKSGQTDVQQVATLRWDGALAQTRMDNLLSANYTNERIDAVLSPYDGISIGILSSLKGVGYGSGDNPLPVVTGQDAELASVKSILAGEQTQTVFKDTRELAKKAVEMVDAILNDKEAPVNDTTTYDNGVKVVPSYLLEPVSVDINNWEDILVGSGYYEKSEITGE, translated from the coding sequence ATGAAAAAATTATTAACATTACTTATTGTTGCAGTTCTAGTTTTTTCTAGCGTGGGGTGTGGAGCAAAAGGTGGCGGTGTCGATGTAGGTATCGCAATGCCGACAAAATCATCAGAACGATGGGTTGCTGATGGAGAAAATATGGTTAAGGAATTTGAAGCGTTGGGATATACAACAGACTTGCAATATGCAGAAGATGTCGTTGAAAACCAAGTCGCTCAAATTGAAAACATGATTACAAAAGGTGTTAAAGTTATGGTTGTCGCATCAATTGATGGTGAATCCTTAACAGATGTATTAGGTAAAGCAGCAGATGAAGGTATTCAAGTCGTTGCATATGACCGACTTATTCGTAATACGGAACATGTTACCTATTATGCGACGTTTGATAACTTTAAAGTCGGTGTACAACAAGGTTCCTATATTGTCGATACCCTTGACCTTGCAAATCAATCAGGACCATTTAATATTGAATTATTTGCAGGATCACCTGATGACAATAATGCATACTTCTTCTTTGATGGAGCAATGAGTGTTCTACAACCTTACATTGATGAAGGTAAACTCGTTGTAAAATCAGGGCAAACCGATGTTCAACAAGTTGCAACACTTCGTTGGGACGGAGCTTTGGCTCAAACACGTATGGATAACTTATTAAGTGCAAATTATACAAATGAGCGTATTGATGCAGTATTATCTCCTTATGATGGTATCTCAATCGGTATTTTATCGTCGCTAAAAGGCGTAGGATACGGTTCAGGCGACAATCCACTTCCAGTGGTTACCGGACAAGATGCTGAACTTGCATCGGTAAAATCCATTCTTGCAGGAGAGCAAACACAGACGGTATTTAAAGATACGCGTGAGTTGGCAAAAAAAGCGGTTGAAATGGTTGACGCAATATTAAATGACAAAGAAGCGCCGGTTAATGATACAACAACCTATGATAATGGTGTTAAAGTGGTACCTTCATATCTACTTGAACCGGTATCTGTTGATATCAATAACTGGGAAGATATTCTTGTCGGTAGTGGATACTATGAAAAAAGTGAGATAACCGGCGAATAA
- a CDS encoding AraC family transcriptional regulator has translation MKTMPNYEETYFFRGYPYNLRRLEVEDTFPLHWHHYVEIIYSMQEGLIYEIDGERVEVDKGDLLFIWPGELHGIKQQSKPWNALMLQFDSQLLTQRLDFQRSAHLFYNTRRIQSSENQELVTRIQQNLHEIQRLSVEEEDFLEMKVCRLIYDIIICLGTSKMHVYGRHGMPKTAHKQQVNRQILEACQYITLNCKKKISLEEVADIAGFSKYHFSKVFKKYTGSTFFEFHNKERLRIAETLLKNPELSVTQVALESGFDSISTFNRIFKQFKKVNPTEFRAMYLHKNV, from the coding sequence ATGAAAACAATGCCGAACTATGAAGAGACATATTTTTTTAGAGGTTATCCTTATAATCTTCGACGCTTAGAAGTCGAAGATACGTTTCCCCTACATTGGCATCATTATGTGGAGATTATCTATTCTATGCAAGAAGGGTTAATCTATGAAATTGATGGAGAACGGGTAGAAGTGGATAAAGGAGACCTTTTATTCATCTGGCCAGGTGAGCTGCATGGTATTAAGCAACAAAGTAAACCCTGGAACGCGCTCATGCTCCAATTTGATTCCCAACTTCTTACACAACGTCTGGATTTTCAAAGGTCAGCACATCTTTTTTATAATACGCGTCGGATTCAATCCAGTGAAAATCAGGAGCTGGTGACAAGGATTCAGCAAAATCTTCATGAGATTCAACGATTGTCCGTTGAAGAAGAGGATTTTTTAGAGATGAAAGTCTGTCGTTTGATATATGACATCATCATATGTTTAGGTACAAGTAAGATGCACGTATATGGGCGTCATGGAATGCCAAAAACAGCCCATAAGCAGCAAGTAAATCGTCAAATTTTAGAAGCTTGCCAGTATATCACCCTAAATTGTAAGAAAAAAATATCTCTTGAAGAGGTGGCAGACATTGCAGGGTTTTCAAAATATCACTTTTCAAAAGTTTTTAAAAAATATACAGGTAGCACGTTTTTTGAATTCCACAACAAGGAACGCTTAAGAATCGCAGAGACGTTGCTAAAAAACCCTGAATTATCCGTCACGCAAGTCGCATTAGAATCAGGATTTGATAGTATTTCCACGTTTAATCGCATCTTTAAACAATTCAAAAAAGTTAATCCAACAGAATTTCGTGCAATGTATTTGCACAAGAATGTGTAA
- a CDS encoding alpha/beta hydrolase family protein, translating to MSLLRIDYPSVIMNKYMGMHVIIPDEDRGFYDSEGKYPVLYLLHGYTDDYTKWTRMTSVERYAAELGFAVVMPDGGKSFYTDMAYGDPYFTHITQEIPQYIKKMLPITKDPRYTFIAGLSMGGYGAMKIGLTYPQNYSAIGAFSGALLMAQTASQPISPDAQEWLQRLEKDIRLVFEDVNQIEQGPHDLVWLASELASSKKKALIPDIYLSCGVDDFIYDNTAYFTKHLETIGIEHHYYEGPGVHDWAFWDQEILKFMQWIKGLRG from the coding sequence ATGTCATTATTACGCATTGATTACCCTTCGGTAATCATGAATAAATATATGGGGATGCATGTGATTATCCCTGATGAGGATCGAGGATTTTATGATAGTGAAGGGAAGTATCCGGTGCTATATTTATTGCATGGATATACGGACGATTATACCAAGTGGACACGTATGACATCTGTCGAGCGGTATGCAGCAGAGCTGGGCTTTGCAGTCGTAATGCCGGATGGAGGCAAATCGTTTTATACAGATATGGCTTATGGAGACCCGTACTTTACACATATTACCCAAGAGATTCCACAGTACATAAAGAAGATGTTGCCGATTACCAAGGACCCTCGTTATACGTTTATAGCCGGACTTTCGATGGGGGGATATGGGGCAATGAAAATTGGTTTAACATATCCACAAAATTATAGTGCGATTGGAGCCTTTTCAGGAGCATTGCTTATGGCACAGACGGCGTCGCAACCGATTTCACCAGATGCCCAAGAATGGCTGCAGCGTTTGGAAAAAGATATTCGCCTTGTTTTTGAAGATGTCAATCAAATTGAACAAGGGCCTCATGATTTGGTATGGCTGGCATCAGAACTTGCAAGCAGTAAAAAGAAAGCGTTGATTCCCGATATATATTTAAGTTGTGGTGTGGATGACTTTATATACGATAATACAGCGTATTTTACAAAGCATTTAGAGACGATTGGTATCGAACATCATTATTATGAGGGACCAGGAGTTCATGACTGGGCGTTTTGGGATCAGGAAATTTTAAAATTTATGCAATGGATTAAAGGCTTGCGTGGTTAA